AGGGCGGAGCCATGGCTGGCATCGGTTCTGCACGGTGGTGGTTGCCGGCGTGCTGCCTCCTGGTTCTGGCGGCAAGTCAGCCCGCTGAGGCGGCCAGGCTGACGCTCACGGCTGAGGACGTCGGGTACATCGAGAGCGACGGTCCGAGACCGGAGGGGCGCATGCTCGTGCGGTTCGCGATCCCTGGGGAGCTGAGGACGGGGTGCGTGGACCTCGCGGTTCTTGAGTTGAGGGCGCCGGTGTCGTCGGACGGGCACGCGAGCCGCGTGCCGCTGGAGGCGTATCCGCTGACGGCGGAGTGGGACGGCGGCACGGTGGACTGGGACGGGGCGTGGACGACTCCGGGCGGCGACTACGATGCGTCCGTGCAGGCGGTCTGGTTCGCGGAGCCCGGCGAGAGCTCGGCGGCGAGGTTCGACGTGACAGACGTTGTGGCTGCATGGGCGTCCGACGCGCTTGCGAACTGCGGGCTGCTTGCGGCGGTCGAGTGCGGTTCGCCTGGGTCCATCGGGCAGGCGGATGGCCAAGGCGCGGGGAGCGAGGTCCCCGTCCTGCGGGTGTGGTACACGCCGGGGGACGACGACCGGTGAGACACGGAGCGCTGGTCCGGAGATGACACCCGACGCGGTGGCGTCGAGTGCCCGGACGGAGGTGATACATATGGCACGCACTGCCATGGCGATGACAGTGGCGGCTGCTCTGATGATGTTGGGATGCGGCGCCGCGACTGCGACGGAGGTGTACTGGACACCAGCGCACGAGCAGGCTCCGCAGGGCATCCAGAGCTCGATCACCTGGGGGGACCTCGACGCCGATGGTGATGCCGACATAGCTCGCGGTTCGGACTTCGTGTGCTGGAACGACGGGGGCTGCCCGGGGCCGCCGGTCTGGCGGGTCCAGATGGGCGTGCTCCCAGGCACTCCGAGCTGCTCATACCGCCAGACCACGCTGGGAGACCTCGATGGAGATGGGGACCTTGATCTCATCTACGGGTGCTTCGAGCCGCAGTTGCATATGTTCTGGAACGTGGGGACCCCGCAGGTACCCGCGTGGCAGTACGATCCCTCGATGTTCCAAGGCGGCGCGAACTACTCGGTGCCGTTCTTGGCGGATCTCGACGGTGACGGGGACCTCGACTTGATCATGGTCACAGGCTGCGCGGGGGCGTTCTTCCGCGAGAACGTCGGGACGCCGCAGGCGCCAGTGTGGGGAGGAAGCTCTGTCAACATTCCCCCAGTCTACCTCCCGCCGCCGGCGTCGATCGCGCTTGGAGATCTGGACGGAGACGGTGATCTGGATTTCCTGGGGTTCAGCACAGACACCCCGCTCACGTGCTGGGAGAACGTGGGCACTCCACAGTCATGGAGCTTCGTCGAGAACCCGGCCATGCTCACGGGGATTGCGCTTCCTCCGGGCAGTCGCTGGGGCCTCGCGCTGCCCGACCTCGACTGCGATGGAGATCTCGACCTGCTCGTTGTTGTCATGGTTGGGTACGCGATGGAGACGTTCGCGTACCTGAATGAGGGTCCAACGCCCGTGAGCCCCGCGACTTGGAGCAGCATCAAGGCCCTCTACAGGCAGTAGCATGGAGCAGCCAGCATCAGGGCCGGTCCCTCGGGACCCTGCCATCTGTGACGGGGTCCCGTTGTGTCCGGGGGAGCATGCTCCCTGGACCGTGACCCAGATCAACGCCCGCATCGCGGCGGCCCGCCCGCCCCCCGCCCCTCCCTCCCTTGACTCCCGCCCCCTCCTGCCGTACACTCCCCGTGCCTCGCCGCCGCCGCGGCGGCCGGGCCGAACCCGCCTCTCGCAACGAACAGAAGGAGCTTGGACCCATGGGACGAGCCAGACTCTTCCTCGTGGCGTCGGTGTCCCTCGCGCTGCTGCTTCTTCCCGCCTGCAGCGAGCGGGGCGTCAACCCCTTCGATCCCGCGCAGGACCGCGAACCCCCCGTCGTGACGAGCTTCACCGTGGTGGACGGCCGCGCCGTCTGGACCACCGACGAGCCGGCGCTCTGCGTGCTCGAGTACGGTCCGGCAGGCCAAGCCCGCGACCGCTACGTCTACGAGGCCACGAAGACGCACGCGACGGCCCACGAGGCGACGTTCCTGGGGATGGAAGACGGGGTGTCCTACGAGCTTCGGGTGCGCAGCCGCGACCGCGCGGGCAACGAGGCCTACGGGAGCGACGTGCCGATGCCCGTGACGGTCGCCGGCGCCGCGTTCACCGGCGAGCGGATGACGCTCGCGATGATCAACGTCGGGTGGGGCCTCTCCATGGCCCTCACGACGCCCGGCGGCTCCAACGTGCTCATTGACGCGGGCCGCGACCCGCACCTGAACAGGGTCGTGAGCTTCCTCCACGGCCACGGCATCAGCTACCTCGACGCGGCAGTGCTGACGCACCACCACGGCGACCACTACGGCGGCTACGCCGCGAGCCAGGGCATCCTCGAGCGCTTCGGCGTCTCGGAGTTCATCGTCCCCGACACCACCTACCTCTTCAGCCCGATGATCCCGGCCGTCGCCAGCAAGCTCACGGCCTACGGCATCCCCGTGACCTACGTCCGCCGCGGCGACAGCAGCGACAACACGCCCGCGCTCGACTGGGACGACACCCCGGGCTTCCGCGTCGAGGTGCTCGCGGCGGGCCTGGGCGGGCTCATCCCGGACGAGGGGAGCACGAGCGGCGAGGGGATGAACGGCAACAACGACTCCATCGTGATGCGCATCGAGTTCCGCGGGGTGTCGTTCATCACGACCGGGGACGCCGAGTTCTTCGCGGAGTACTCCGTCATCAACGCGTACGGGCGAGCCGGCACGAAGGCGGACGTCCTCCAGATCGGACACCACGGCAACAACGACGCCTCGTCCGAGCTCTGGCTCGACAACGTCTCCCCGCGCGTCGCCCTCATCTCGAACGCGATGGTCGAGGCGGCCCTCGAGAAGGAGATCGTCCTCCAGGGCATTCGCGCGGTGGAGGCGGACTACCTCGTCACGGACCGGGTCGTGCCGAACACGCCGCGAGACGCCCCGCCCTGCTACGGGCACCTCATCGCGGTGACGGACGGCGAGGTCGTCGAGATCGTCGTCGAGGAGCACAGCTGGTAGGCCGAAGCGCGGCCGCCCGGCGGCCGCGCGCGAGCATGCGATGGACTGGCTCACGGAACTCAGGCGCAAGAGGTTCATGGACCCCGCGACGGCGGTCCTGTACCTCGTTCCTGCCGCGGCGATCATCGCCGTCTTCCGTCTCGCGCCCATCGCCTCGGCGTTCCTCGTGAGCTTCTTCGACGTGCGGATGGGGCGGCTGCGCGGGTTCATCGGCCTTGCGCACTACACCCGCCTCTTTCAGGACCCGGTGTTCTGGAGCTCGCTCGGCACGACGGCGTACTACGTCATCGGCGTCGTGCCCCTGAGCCTCTTCCTCGCGCTCTTCGCCGCGGTGCTCCTCAACCAACGGATCCGCGCGCTCGGGTTCTACCGCACGGTCTACTTCCTTCCGGTCGTCACGTCGCTCGTCGCGGTGTCGGTCGTGTGGAAGTGGATCTTCCACCCGCGGCTTGGGCTTCTGAACTACGTCATCACGCTTTCGGGGGGCAGGGCGCTCCAGTGGCTCGAGGAGCCGCGCGGCGTGTTCGACATGATCGCGGGCGCCGCCGGATGGACCTGGTGGCCCGGCTGGCTCGCGGGCCCGAGCCTCGCGCTCGTCGCCGTCGTCATCGTCTCCGTGTGGCGCGGCATCGGCTACAACATCGTCATCTTCCTCGCCGGCCTCCAGAACATCCCCGACCAGTACTACGAGGCCGCGCGCATTGACGGCGCGAGCCCGCGGCAGATGTTCTGGCGGATCACCTGGCCGCTTCTGTCGCCCACGACCTTCTACGTGCTCCTCAGCACGACCATCGTGTCGTTCCAGGTGTTCACGCAGATCTACCTCATGACCGGGCCGCCCATCGGCGGGCCGATGGGCACGACGAAGGTCACGGTGTACTACCTCTTCGAGAAGGGCTTCGACGCCGGCGGGAACATGGGCTACGCGAGCGCGGTGGCGCTCGTGCTCTTCGCGATCATCCTGTCGCTCACGCTCCTCCAGCGGAGGGTCGTGGAGCAGAGGGTGCACTACTGATGGCGGACGCGGCAGTGAAAGCGGCCGAGGCGGGAGCAGGCGGCGCGGCACGAGCGGCCGGCGCGAGGGCGGCGGCGGGACACCGGGCGCGGCGCGCGGCGCGCCGGGTCTGGGTGTACGCGCTCCTGTGGCTCGGCATCGTCATCATGGTCATGCCGTTTCTGTGGATGGTCACGACGTCGCTCAAGTCGCCCATCGAGATCCTGACCTTCCCGCCGACGTGGATCCCCACGGGGCAGTTCGTGCGCGGCGCGGACGGGGAGTGGCGGGAGGTCTACGTCGCCTCGCGCGACGGGCGCGCGGGGACGGCCGTCGTGCGGCCCGCCGAGGGCGGCCCGGCCATGACCGTGCCGCTCGACGAGCTCCACAACAGGGTCCGCTTCAGGTTCGGCAACTACGCAGCCGCGTGGCGCCAGGCGCCGTTCGCGCGCTACTACCTGAACACCGTGTTCGTCGTCCTCTGCACGCTCGCGGGGCAGCTCGTGACGTCGTGCCTCGCGGCGTACGCGTTCGCCCGCATGCGCTTTCCGGGCCGCGACGCCGTGTTCCTCCTGTTCCTCTCGATGATGATGGTGCCGGAGCCCGTGTACCTCGTGCCGTCCTACATCATCCTCGCCAAGTTCGGGTGGATCGACACCTACCAGGCGATGATCGTGCCGTGGCTCGCGTACATCTTCAGCATCTTCCTGCTGCGGCAGCACTTCAAGACGATCCCCAACGACCTCTACGACGCCGCGATCATCGACGGGTGCAGCCGGTTCGCGTTCCTCTGGCGCATCGTCCTTCCGCTCTCGAAGGCGACCCTCGCGGCGGTCTCGATCTTCACGGTCGTCTCGACGTGGAACTCGTTCCTGTGGCCGCTCGTCATGACGAACACGCCGAGCGTGCGGCCGCTTCAGGTCGGCCTCGCGCGGTTCGCGCAGGAGCAGGGCACCAACCACGAGCTCATGATGGCGGCCGCGGTGTTCTCGATCGCGCCGCTCGTTGTCGCGTACTTCATGGCGCAGAAGCAGATCATCCAGAGTCTTGCCACTTCGGGGATCAAGGGGTAGCACGATCGGGGGTTGCGATGAAGAAGATGCTGGCGTGCGCGGTCCTCGCGATGGTCGTGTGCGCGCTCCTCCTGAGCGCCTGCGGGAAGAAGGACCCGGGCGTCCAGTTCTGGCACGCCATGGGCGGCCCGCTGGGCGACACGCTCGACGTGCTCGTGGCGGAGTTCAACCGCACGCACCCGGGCTCCGACATCCGCTCCATCGGCAACGCCAACTACGAGGCGCTGTCGCAGAAGATCATGGGGGCGGTCGCGGCGGGCCAGCCGCCGGTCCTCGCGCAGGTCTACGAGGCGTGGACCGCCGAGCTCATCGAGAACGGGAGCGTCGAGCCGCTCACGGAGTACCTGCGCGGCCCGAGCGGGCTTACGGCCGAGGAGCTCGCGGACTTCCTGCCGGGGATGATCGAGAACAACACGTGGGACGGCGTGCTCTACTCCGTGCCGTTCAACAAGAGCGTGCGGGCCCTCTACTGGAACAAGGACCTCTTCGCCGCGGCCGGGCTCGACCGCGCGCCGGCCACCTGGGACGAGTACATAGAGTACGCCAGGCGCCTGACGATGGATCTGGACGGCGACGGGGGAGTGGACCAGTGGGGCACGGCGGGGCGCATCGACGCGTGGATGTTCCAGAACCTCCTGCTTCAGAACGGAGGCTCGATCCTGACGCCGGACGGGACCGCGGCGGCGTTCGACCGCCCGGAGGGCGTCGCGGCGCTCGAGTTCATGGTGAAGCTCCTCACGGAGTACGGAAAGGTCACGAGCGGCTACGAGTACCAGAACGACTTCCAGGCGGGCAAGGTGGGGATGATCGAGGGCTCGACGGTGTCGCTGTCGTTCATGCACGGCAAGTACGCGTTCCAGATGGCGACCGCGCCGCTTCCCGCGGGCACGCAGCGCGGCTGCCTCGTCGCCGGCACGAACGTGGCCATCTTCGCCGACGCGCCGCGGAAGCACAAGGACGCGGCATGGCAGTTCGTCAAGTGGTTCACGAGTCCGGAGATCACGGCGCGGTGGGCGGCGGCGACGGGATACGCGCCCGTCAGGATGAGCGCGATGGACCTGCCTGTGATGACGCGCCGGTTCGAGGAGGTGGAGGGGTGGCGGGAGGTCTTTGACCAGTTCGAGTTCGCCGGCTACGAGCCGCGGGCGACCGG
The sequence above is a segment of the Candidatus Effluviviaceae Genus I sp. genome. Coding sequences within it:
- a CDS encoding DNRLRE domain-containing protein, yielding MAGIGSARWWLPACCLLVLAASQPAEAARLTLTAEDVGYIESDGPRPEGRMLVRFAIPGELRTGCVDLAVLELRAPVSSDGHASRVPLEAYPLTAEWDGGTVDWDGAWTTPGGDYDASVQAVWFAEPGESSAARFDVTDVVAAWASDALANCGLLAAVECGSPGSIGQADGQGAGSEVPVLRVWYTPGDDDR
- a CDS encoding VCBS repeat-containing protein; translated protein: MARTAMAMTVAAALMMLGCGAATATEVYWTPAHEQAPQGIQSSITWGDLDADGDADIARGSDFVCWNDGGCPGPPVWRVQMGVLPGTPSCSYRQTTLGDLDGDGDLDLIYGCFEPQLHMFWNVGTPQVPAWQYDPSMFQGGANYSVPFLADLDGDGDLDLIMVTGCAGAFFRENVGTPQAPVWGGSSVNIPPVYLPPPASIALGDLDGDGDLDFLGFSTDTPLTCWENVGTPQSWSFVENPAMLTGIALPPGSRWGLALPDLDCDGDLDLLVVVMVGYAMETFAYLNEGPTPVSPATWSSIKALYRQ
- a CDS encoding MBL fold metallo-hydrolase yields the protein MGRARLFLVASVSLALLLLPACSERGVNPFDPAQDREPPVVTSFTVVDGRAVWTTDEPALCVLEYGPAGQARDRYVYEATKTHATAHEATFLGMEDGVSYELRVRSRDRAGNEAYGSDVPMPVTVAGAAFTGERMTLAMINVGWGLSMALTTPGGSNVLIDAGRDPHLNRVVSFLHGHGISYLDAAVLTHHHGDHYGGYAASQGILERFGVSEFIVPDTTYLFSPMIPAVASKLTAYGIPVTYVRRGDSSDNTPALDWDDTPGFRVEVLAAGLGGLIPDEGSTSGEGMNGNNDSIVMRIEFRGVSFITTGDAEFFAEYSVINAYGRAGTKADVLQIGHHGNNDASSELWLDNVSPRVALISNAMVEAALEKEIVLQGIRAVEADYLVTDRVVPNTPRDAPPCYGHLIAVTDGEVVEIVVEEHSW
- a CDS encoding sugar ABC transporter permease, producing MDPATAVLYLVPAAAIIAVFRLAPIASAFLVSFFDVRMGRLRGFIGLAHYTRLFQDPVFWSSLGTTAYYVIGVVPLSLFLALFAAVLLNQRIRALGFYRTVYFLPVVTSLVAVSVVWKWIFHPRLGLLNYVITLSGGRALQWLEEPRGVFDMIAGAAGWTWWPGWLAGPSLALVAVVIVSVWRGIGYNIVIFLAGLQNIPDQYYEAARIDGASPRQMFWRITWPLLSPTTFYVLLSTTIVSFQVFTQIYLMTGPPIGGPMGTTKVTVYYLFEKGFDAGGNMGYASAVALVLFAIILSLTLLQRRVVEQRVHY
- a CDS encoding carbohydrate ABC transporter permease; amino-acid sequence: MADAAVKAAEAGAGGAARAAGARAAAGHRARRAARRVWVYALLWLGIVIMVMPFLWMVTTSLKSPIEILTFPPTWIPTGQFVRGADGEWREVYVASRDGRAGTAVVRPAEGGPAMTVPLDELHNRVRFRFGNYAAAWRQAPFARYYLNTVFVVLCTLAGQLVTSCLAAYAFARMRFPGRDAVFLLFLSMMMVPEPVYLVPSYIILAKFGWIDTYQAMIVPWLAYIFSIFLLRQHFKTIPNDLYDAAIIDGCSRFAFLWRIVLPLSKATLAAVSIFTVVSTWNSFLWPLVMTNTPSVRPLQVGLARFAQEQGTNHELMMAAAVFSIAPLVVAYFMAQKQIIQSLATSGIKG
- a CDS encoding ABC transporter substrate-binding protein yields the protein MKKMLACAVLAMVVCALLLSACGKKDPGVQFWHAMGGPLGDTLDVLVAEFNRTHPGSDIRSIGNANYEALSQKIMGAVAAGQPPVLAQVYEAWTAELIENGSVEPLTEYLRGPSGLTAEELADFLPGMIENNTWDGVLYSVPFNKSVRALYWNKDLFAAAGLDRAPATWDEYIEYARRLTMDLDGDGGVDQWGTAGRIDAWMFQNLLLQNGGSILTPDGTAAAFDRPEGVAALEFMVKLLTEYGKVTSGYEYQNDFQAGKVGMIEGSTVSLSFMHGKYAFQMATAPLPAGTQRGCLVAGTNVAIFADAPRKHKDAAWQFVKWFTSPEITARWAAATGYAPVRMSAMDLPVMTRRFEEVEGWREVFDQFEFAGYEPRATGWYAGRKTLEETGVESALRKHKTPGEALAAAAAAVNAALAAR